The Nerophis lumbriciformis linkage group LG24, RoL_Nlum_v2.1, whole genome shotgun sequence genome includes a region encoding these proteins:
- the LOC133620556 gene encoding protein phosphatase 1 regulatory subunit 35-like encodes MMEDSASASSPTPSPSVAPIPMPLPSASTLTRCPELDLSVAASPLSKPPKPRPHRQTRRKRNPKVTFDEPVVVKVIPEPQFPMKGVQQHPTTRQRNWRGGLPAGAAHQGAELVATASYQHPGGLEEAVLNTTLAVKAELLALQEAEFDAQKALKETLQKLERTKNQIDTRATQGTNISRSQTLFTSLVSIDVPETEGRRGAVEEWPCATRGSLVQSPPSVSTFLKYCSTRVSKKKLFLAY; translated from the coding sequence ATGATGGAAGACTCCGCCTCCGCCTCTTCTCCCACGCCGTCTCCATCGGTAGCCCCTATCCCTATGCCCCTCCCCTCCGCCTCCACCCTGACACGTTGTCCCGAGCTGGACTTGTCGGTGGCGGCCAGCCCCTTGTCCAAGCCCCCCAAGCCCCGCCCCCACAGGCAAACGCGACGGAAAAGAAACCCCAAGGTGACTTTTGATGAGCCTGTGGTCGTCAAGGTGATACCGGAGCCACAGTTCCCGATGAAAGGTGTACAGCAACACCCGACCACCCGTCAGAGGAACTGGAGAGGTGGTCTACCCGCGGGTGCCGCACACCAGGGGGCGGAGCTAGTGGCCACGGCGTCCTACCAGCATCCCGGGGGTCTGGAGGAGGCGGTACTCAACACCACCTTGGCCGTCAAGGCAGAGCTGCTGGCGCTGCAGGAGGCGGAGTTTGACGCCCAGAAAGCGCTTAAGGAGACGTTACAAAAGTTGGAGCGGACGAAGAACCAGATAGACACCAGAGCGACACAAGGAACCAACATCTCTCGCTCTCAGACCCTTTTCACCTCCCTGGTCAGCATCGACGTGCCGGAGactgagggacggcgtggcgcagtggaagagtggccgtgcgcgacccgagggtccctggttcaatccccaccta